GTTTTGGTACAATCGACCCAAAAGAACAACCAACAACCACACCTCGAAGATCTAGAAGACTACAACTAGAACTCACAAAGGGTGAGAGTAGAAGACCGAGGAAGAGGATACGCCCACTACACCTCCAAGAAGAGATCCAACAGAAAAGGAAACTCTAGAGATAGTATTACAAATGAATGTAGAGAAGAAAAAAGGAGGAGAAAGAACATACACCAATTTATCCACAAAAAAGTGATATAgagacaaaagacaaagaaggtTGAGAGGACATCCTATCCCCCCCAAAAAACCAAAATTGAAACTCATTAATAAGTATAAACTATAAAGGGTAAGTGCACcatgatggtgaacaaaaaagtggccacatgccaaaaaaaacacCAAATTTTTCATAACTTGTGCaggttttgaaaattcaaaaatgtgctaggcttggtaagccaaaaacaattttaaaaacaaaaagttcctcaaaacccgtacggatTTTGAggaacatttaatttttttaaaaaaaaattaaaagtttctcaaaacccatacgggttttgagaaacattatatttttgtgtaggccatgggttttggccattttcaatgccaaaacccgtgGAATAGTAGCAAGAGAAAGCCAAAAATCCATAGAACTCGCATGGGTTTACAATTATTTTGGATTTTCCAAACATTGAGAGCAATTTCTAACAATGACACCCCGTCGAAcatgtaagatttgattggtttgattatttttgtttgcattttaattgaagtagggttttttaattgatttaagttttatttttattaatttgatgtcagattcttcaagcaatccccaaaaatgaaatagacaacaaagacctccttctgcacaagcaacacaagaaaaccctgtaaaaattgcacatgagcaacaagaaaaccatCATGACGttgctccacaaccacaaaatcctcaaaatgttgctcctcaacaaccattgCCACGCCAAAACCCTCCACGttttccattagatcatgtagatgccacacaagaggatctcatcaaccgccttacacaaaatagtgcccaaatttctatattggtgaataggttgaggtcctctaggcgCACCACTCAGCCCTCGCTAGAaaactagaaacaatggctaatagtgcaaatgaggtatctagggaggttacaaaatggggttcatggagggatagatgtcgaacattttatgcgaacgggttgtcatatgatcaagtgaaaaaaggtcataggtaaagctgacatatgtgctcttttcactaaTCCTGTTACGAGTAACAACCTAGAAATAAATACGACTcgatttcctatacattggtgtgttcatgctaggttgaaagaagctttttgggataggtggtatatggtattTGACCAACTActttgtaataattgggaggtgcctctatattttttgaaaaagttgttttgtgagtttatcctcggcgaaaagccaaattactttgacatccgacaattttaGTGTAGAGGGAGAGGCTTTGTGtaggatagacctagggcccatagggtggtagagccacaacataggaggcatatagatcctaaacccatggttcatgtcactatccctatatccttgaaggagtctatggaattactgACTCTTCGGGcaactgcatcattgactgatgtcattgttcagcatggcacacaattggtcagagcagaggatgtaccaacaaCTGCGACATCTCCTTCATCaacgacacctccttcatcaacaacacctccttcatcagtggtACCTCCTTTAtcaatgacacctccttcatcagcatcacctcatgcatcatttggcacaagccagcccattcaacatatgtgccccacttgccagggtgtatgttctagtgtagacACTGACGTTGATGAGGATGGTAGgacatctcattcgtgtacatgttgcaggagtagatgccatgcttccactgtaGAGGATGTGTCCCTCACCGACGAactgatcaatatgttgtaccctctctatcagacacaggtgcgtttaactctgtttatgacatgttatcaattaagtgactaaatcttataaaagaaatgaatttttatttttagaataatttaaagtgacacataaataaaatgcattgcagggtgtagcaggtggtgggagtacaccacatacttttcagtcaaCTCCACGGTCATGAGTATTTTctccaccagaggtaaagatttgtaaatttgttaaaaatataataatacattggtttcaaaatatcttttgttaattatatgtatcattacttggtgttttatagggcttatcaagggctaagatgtcccaacttgatgatatcacgctttcggccattgactttggccaagatagctatgcagtaccatttagatttatatattttttacttaagtgatatattaaatacatgctcttttcccttatgttaatttttttttttgttagtttaccccacccgcctcgaggacatctcatgtgagaaagccatcctctagccttccgaggcagaaaaagatatcctctcggacacccaaacgacaTAAGGcaattcagtacaatttaaattcatttgttgaaatgtattatgattaaacatgtatatgtagatattgataaatgcacttaatttatttgttatatatacagaaacatatggggtttatgaaattaatgaatgcacctgatgtcgatgaggttcaatagagggaagaggtgatatcttcatattcactttggattgcattcttgcttgctcgaaataactaaatccttttatgtctatatcatatgttatcatttttcatataggaaatggtaatagctacatCAAATTTGACTAGGcttcctaaggttacaggagaactatacgaggcttgggtgtgcatttgttctacatatgttaaaaatatttgttctatctagtttgtcaacaactctGGGTTATTAAtttgtataattgtctttaacctattacaggtcccttccaaacttcctattgttattctaccattccatttcagtagaagtcctacacgtatattatgggatccaacacgaccaagggaaaaggcatgtttgtcttagatcaactcctttttagtaagtgcacaatggagttgaaaccctctagttaactccttttggatcacttaccatggatataggaaatggtcgtaactgattcatctgtgactttgcctcctacgaccacatCACATCCATCTAaggctctggtatgctttagttttttagtctattcatttttagttattatatgTTTGTTTTGTACTGTGCCTACCAGAACTCCCACCTTCTGGTTTAAAAGCATTCTGAAGTTCGGATCCAAGGCCGAGCATGCAAGCTTCCCTTCAATGATTATAAATTAGTTAACAGGAATCCAGGTAGGACCCCACTTAGTTTCATTTTCCCATTGACCCCAACTACAATTATATACCTCCCAGGGGGGCCTGGGCGCCTGTCCTCCCACCTATCGGGCGGGGGTAAGTGACAATCTAGAGTTTAGGTCATTACAAGTTCAAATAAAACTCAACACTTACCGGTTGATATTTTTGGGAAGGGGAAGGGTTAACAATCTATAGTTGTTAGTTCCAACTATAGcacttagaatagtagggcccactTATCATCCTACAGAAGAAATTGGAACTATAGTTTCCCACCCACCAACTAGAATTATGGACCCAATCAAGCCCCATTctagccccatagaattgtagggggaaTTGTATATACTATAGCTCCCGCCCAATCATGCTACAATGTGTTATTGGTGATCTCAGTCGAGACTCCCTGCCCCTTTTCTCTCCATGCAGGGTGctcggcccctactattctatggctaaTAGTTCCAACTCGGTAGGGAGTTCACTTTCTATAGCTAGTCCTCCCAACCCCACTTTGACTTGTTTTATTGTCTTAGCAGATTTGATCATGAATGTGCAATGCCCATGCTCACAGTGAAATGGTGGTAGCCACGTCAAGAAGTGAGATCGAAGTGGCGCGTCAGGATAACAAACCTAGTCCACGTGGCTTGGTATTTTGCATACTCAATCTCAAGATGTAGCTACATATATCTTACACATTATAGACATGTGGCTTTAGGCCCCTCTTCAACTACCATAGTTGTGGATGTGGACACTATTATTGTCCTTGTTCATCTGGTTGCTCATTTCTTTTTTTCCACTCTAGTTGTTCCTagagggccctactattctaaaggatcatcgagatagagatagagatctaTATATAGAGGAAGTGAAGCAAGCGGCATGGGGCGGAGGCAGTGGATTGAGTTGATCTATTAGTACAGGAAGTTCGAGGTCGATAGTCAACTCCATATCCTCCAGATACGGATTAGATAAGTTAATTCCTGTGGATATCTATTTGTCGGGTTGCCCTCCTAAACCAGAAGCTATTATAGATTCTATAATAAAACTTCATGAAAAAATAGCTCAAGAAATATCTGAAGATAGAAATGAGTTTCAACAAGGAAAGAGGTATTTCACTAGAAAACATAGGATTCATTTTGGGTCCAATATTCTCATTGAAAATAAGGAGGAGAAGTTTTTTCATCAATCTTATGAATCTCGGTTTTAATTGACTTTAGAGATAACTCCCAAAACATCTAAACCCATTTCAGAGATATCATTGAACATGTTAATTTACCAGTTACAGCCCCCTTtaggacatcccacggatcctcagcctcacccaattgcaaaagatagagatgaggtaatcaaaatttcaacttcaaacaatttagagttcaatatttagttattttgatgttatattaagaaaatatatctgattcgacatttgaattgtccttgtgtagCTACCTGCAGAGCCACATACTACTtcaaagaggatcaattttgatgatccaccacagtcATAGATATCGATAGatacatatagttatagttgtggtaattgaaggaccaatttttttatatattcgacatttgtatatatatatatatatatatcgactttgacagacatggcacatgccacatttttgtaactattattgatttggcatctatgccatttttttatatgtacatgattattgttcattttgatatatatgaaacttgatattcgatccaatttgttcattgatatatatgaaacttgatattcttgaaacttagttattttctaatgaaatgtgatcaaacttgttcattgtgtatatgtcttgaaatgtgatccaatttgttcattacttgtaactcatatggtatatacttttaaactatctattgctcatattgtgtatacccaagtaccgacACTGGTAATgctgatattatgtattttgattgagtgaattttctttgagtccttcgtgcatgaagagattggagtgaagttattatttcataaactcatatttatggagcgaagttcatcattttaAGAACCAATTCAGACAAGATTTGAGCGcacaaagcagatttgaaatttacctaaggatgagtcagcttaggtaaggttttcatttaaattttattccataacaagtcagccttagggtaagagacacaccaaTTCATCCAAAtctcctataaaagaagagtttaagcaatcattttaacatcaaatcaaaccaattatctcttctttcgtAAAAAGTCATCAAtaagaggtggaaaaatagtgcatcttttgttctgttCATTGTGGGAATGAAATGTCAATGCAAGTGCATCTGGGTGGTTTGGtatatgctaggtgtgcccttgtctcgctcctcaaggcatttgatcattctgagccacctcatagcgacgttttcccttgaacactcaaagtggaaaaaatggtcaaactttgatgtcgcgtaactcagaaatcatggcacttatggatgatttgtGTGAACCTATGTGGCcgtgttgtcactgcctaaaaatgcctctctcagtttcagacaactcaattttgttttcttgtggtgatattttttctatcgcataaaaaactgttagtgagaggtggtagaatagtgcatctttcgttctgctcatcatgggaatgaaccgttagTGCGAGCACATTCGGGTGATTGGTTCTATGCTAAGCGTGCCCTTGTCTCGCttcccaagatgtctgatcattctaagccacctcgtagcgacattttcccttgagtgctcaaagtggaaaaacgatcaaactttgacgtcgcataacatggagaccatggcacttatggacaatctgtttgaacctatggggttgtgttgtttcTCCCTAAAAAAATCCTCTCTAAGTttcagacaactcaattccatttttttgtggtgagattttttctatcgcataaaaaactgtcaaaaaccatcagtgagagttggcaaaatagtgcatctttcgttctgcttgttgtGGTAATGAACTATCAACGTGAGCACATCCAGGTGGTTGATTTTATGCTAGGTgtaccctt
The nucleotide sequence above comes from Cryptomeria japonica chromosome 11, Sugi_1.0, whole genome shotgun sequence. Encoded proteins:
- the LOC131859761 gene encoding uncharacterized protein LOC131859761 produces the protein MVHVTIPISLKESMELLTLRATASLTDVIVQHGTQLVRAEDVPTTATSPSSTTPPSSTTPPSSVVPPLSMTPPSSASPHASFGTSQPIQHMCPTCQGVCSSVDTDVDEDGRTSHSCTCCRSRCHASTVEDVSLTDELINMLYPLYQTQGVAGGGSTPHTFQSTPRS